A region of the uncultured Bacteroides sp. genome:
GATGGCTCTGCACAAAGATTTCCCTTTGAAGATAGTAGGTGGATGTTGTGGTACAGATAATACCCACATGCAGAAATTTGCCGAACTATTTTCTTTATAATCGTAACTGAAGCATTTATTCATTCATTATTTTAAAAATTATATCGCCGGACTATTTCATATTTTTATATATTTGTGCTAATTATTAAAATCACAAAGAAATGGAACAGAATATGGATAAACAAAGATGTGGTTGGTGTGGAACAGATCCTTTATATGTAAAGTATCACGATGAAGAATGGGGTCGGGAAGTGACCGATGATCACATAATGTTCGAGTTTCTTGTTCTGGAAAGCTCACAGGCTGGGTTAAGCTGGAGTACTATTCTGAAGAAACGGGAGAATTACCGGGAAGCATTTGCTTACTTTGATGCCTGGAAAGTAACTCAGTTTACAAGTGAGGATGTTGAACGATTAATGTTGAACTCCGGAATTATCCGCAATAAGCTTAAAATAACATCTACCATATCTAATGCCCGTTGTTTTCTTGAAGTTCAAAAGGAATTTGGCAGCTTCTGCAGCTATTTGAAATCTTTCTTGCCCGATGGTAACATAATAGTCAATCATTGGAAAACATTAGATCAGATCCCTGCGTCTACAGAACTATCTGATGTTATAAGTAAAGACATGAAAAAGAGAGGCTTTAAATTCTTTGGAACAACAATTTGTTATGCTCACTTGCAAGCTGTAGGCTATGTAAATGATCATCTTGATAGTTGTTTTTATAAAAACAATCCCTCATTTATATCTGTCTAATTGGGATGGGGTAGTTGTAAATAACTAAATGAATGATAAATTGAATATGCAATATTTCTTTAAAATGCCAGTTCTTAGAAAGAGAATAATCTCTTATATATCAATCTTGTTAAGCATTATATCTTTTATTTCTACTATCAAAATTAATCATGATATTGCTATCCGATATTCAGCTTTAGATGGGAAAACTCAACTTTTGTTGGGACTAACACAGTTTGTGGGATTTTATTTTAAATATTACATCATAGTAATAATAAGTTTAATTGCAGTAGGGCTATCAATCATTGCATTTAAAAAGGAAGAAAGTAGAAATGCAAATGTGATAGCCTGTTTACTGGCAATAACATCATTAGTAGTTGTATCTCTGAATGTTTGGAGATTTATGTGATAATAGTTGAATGAACAGATCTGTTATTTCTTCCAAAGTCTGGCTCCAACCCTAATTACAGGGGAAAGGTCAATATTGGATATATTGTATTTTGTTCCGTTGAAATCAAGACTTTTATCCCCTCTGAGGTAAATGTGCATAGCTGGTTGTACGTAGAAATAGCGACCAATAAAGAACTGATATCCTATACCAGCTCCTAAATCGGTACTGTGCAGATCCTTTTTTATACCCGAACTTTTTTGTTCAATCTCGAAAGTATGTAGCTCAGCGTAAGTGTAAAGTTCAAGGTTCTTCCATACATTATATCCTAAAAATAATCCCGGAGAAGTCTTGTAGTATCTTTTGAATTCAGATGATGAATTATCCACTCCTGCAGTTTCAGCATTATAACTTCCTCCGTTTATAACACTCGCCCTCACACGAAACTTCTTATAGCGGTAACCAACTCCAACATGGAATCCTCCTGTAAGAAACATAGGGAACAAACTCTCAACTTCCAAAGCTTGGTTTACATCATAACTCTTCTGTTTTGTTTCGGCAGGCTGTTGCTCCGTAGTGGTTTGAGCAAAGATTTGTGGAACAACAATTAATAAACATGCCAGTGATAAAGTAATATTCTTCATAATTCTGATATTTGGTAATCTTATTTTCTGGTGCAAAGATCAGAATAGATGGCAGAATGGTTGCTCCACATTTGTTACCAAATCATCAGTTACTCAAAAAACATTTCTTATGCGGCTGAGTGATTTGGGCGCAATCCCCAGATAATTAGCTATATGATATAAAGGCAGTCTTTGAAAAATCTCCGGATAGTTTTTTAGTAGTTTTTGATATCGCTCTTTTGCCGGAAGTATCTGTAGGTCAATGCTAAGCTGAACCAGCTTTACGAATGCCTGTTCCATCAGAATCCTTCCGAACCTTTCAAGCTTAGGCATTCTTTTATATAGATTTTCGAGGTCTTTGTTTTTGATTATCAGTACTTCAGAGTCCTCAATGGCTTTGATATAAAGATGAGAAGGTGAATTATTCAACCGACTGTGATTATTAGTCATCCATTCTTCTTCAATTGCAAAATCTGTTGTTTTTTCATCTGCATTATCGAGCATTTTGTAATAGACAAATAAACCATAGTTTATGAAAGCTATTGAATCACAGACATCTCCTTCTTTAAGGAAAAACTCATTTTTCTTAAAATGCCTGATCTCAATATAATTATCAATCAAGGACCATTCTTCATCATTGAGTTCAATGACAGAACCTATAAATCCCTTTATTTTACCGGTCTCTTTCAAATTCAGAATAGATTATTACCAATTACAGCAAATATACTCATTTTTGGTGAGTCATATATGAATGTCTGAGTTTTTTCTATCTTTTGCACTCGTTTCCCAGTATTTGAATAATTATTCCCATTCGTCAATGCTTTAATGAGCTAATTTTGTACCTGGAATTATTAGTAGGGCTATCTTTTTTGTTTTTGTAGAAGAGATATAGATCCATTCATTAAAAACAGAGAAGACGTTTAATTTAATTATATAGTGTTATGAAGAAAATATTTGTATTTGCAATTTTAATATCCAGTTTGTTAACTGCGTTTAGCCAGGAGGTACCTACTAGCAGTCAGGTTGGGGCATTAAAACTACCAGATACAATAGCTCCCATTGTGGCCCCATTTGCAATGCCTGATCTGATACGACCTGATTTCTCTAAGCAAACTATCAATATAGAAAGTGCGGGAGCCAAACAAAATATACTTTGTACTAAAATTATTCAGAGAGTAATTAATAAGTTGAGCAGTAAAGGTGGCGGAACAATCGTTATTCCTGCTGGTCAATGGCAGACAGGACGTATAATATTAAAGAACAATATAAACCTGCATTTAGAGAAAAATGCAGAACTCCATTTTAGTGGTGATATAAAGGATTGTTTGCCGATAGTCTTTACCCGAAATGAAGGGATAGAACTTTATTCCCTGGGAGCGTTTATTTATGCAAATGGGGCAACAAATATAGCATTAACCGGAAAAGGCAAGTTAGTAGGTCCTTCACGAGACTGTGAAATCTTTAAGAAACAGATGGAAGGCGTTGTAATAGAGAATTATATATCAACTCCGGTTGAGAAGCGAATTTTCGATGGAAAGAACGGGAAACCAGTCTTTCTTCCTATGTTTTTTGCTCCAATAAATTGTAAGAATGTTCTTGTTGAAGGAGTAACTTTCGAGAAAACACTTTTCTGGAATGTGGTGCCTCAATATTGTGAAAATGTTATTATACGTGGAATTACAGTAAATAGCGTAGGAATTTTCAGAAGCGATGGTATAGATGTCGATTCTTCACGCAACATCCTGATAGAGTATTGTACTCTTGATTGTGGTGATGATTGCTTTACCCTGAAATCCGGTCGTTGTGAAGATGGTTTGCGAGTAAATAAACCATCCGAGAATATTATCATCCGTTACTGTCTGGCAAAACAGGGAGGCGGATCTGTGACTTGTGGCAGTGAAACAGCAGGCATGATCAGAAACATGTATGTGCACGACTGTGTATTTGACGGAACAAAGAATGGGATCCTTTTTAAAACACGACGCAATCGTGGTGGAGGAGGAGAGAATCTCTACTATGAACGTATCCGTCTTAACATACCCGGACCAGCCATTAAATGGGATATGCTTGGCTCAAAGGAGTATGTTGGTGAACTGGCCAATCGCTTACCTGTTCGCAGCATAACTTCATTAACACCATCTTATAAAAACATTTTCATAAAGGATGTTATTATAGAGAACTGCGATAAATTTATTCGTGCAATCGGTATTCCTGAAACGAAAATATCTAATGTAGTGATTGAAAACTGCAATGTTTCGTCGAAAGCACTTTTTGAAATATCTGATGTTGATGGATTTACAGTAAAGAATACTCAGATTAAGACCAAAAATAGTACAATGAATATTGCAGGAGCAAATAACATAGTTTGGGATAATGTAAAGATTACAACAAAGGATTAGTCTAAGACTAATAGTTGTTTGATATAAGAGTAGCCAGATGTTTCTACGTCTGGCTACTCTTATAATATCTGGTTGCAGTTTCTTTATTGCACTTTTCTTAATTTTACGGTAAAATGCCTCATTAATTCAGCTTCCCATTCAATCTCCATTCCTTTGGTAATAGACTCCCTCCGGTCGAAAACATTTTTTAGAGCTGCCGCAATCACATCCATGTGGTTATTTGTATAGACCCGACGAGGAATAGCTAACCGCAACAAGTCCAGCCCGTTGAATCGGTTTTTATGGGTTACAGGATCCCTGTCGGCCAGAATGTAACCAATCTCGCAACCACGAATACCCGCTTCCAGATAAAGCTCCACTGCTAATGTCTGAGCTGGAAATTGTTCTTTTGGAACATGAGTCAGCACTTTGGGTGCATCAACAAAAATAGCATGTCCACCTGCGGGACGCTGATAAGGAATACCATATTCATCCAGCCTCTTACCCAGATACTCCACTTGCCTGATGCGAGTCTCTAGATTCTCGAACTCGGTGTTTTCATCCAATCCCACTGCCAAGGCATTCATATCCCGTCCGCTCATTCCACCATAAGTGATGTATCCTTCAAACATAATGTTCTTGATCTTGGCGGCGTCAAACCACTCCTGCACATTTGTTGCAATAAAGCCACCCATGTTCACAATAGCATCCTTCTTTGCACTCATTGTCATACAGTCGGCATACGAAAACATTTCGAGGCAAATCTCCTTAATAGTCTTTCCGATATATCCCTCTTCACGTGTTTTGATGAAATAAGCATTCTCAGCAAAGCGAGCCGAGTCAATAATCACCTTCTTGCCATACTTCTCTGCAAGAGCTTTTGTCTCACGCAAATTATTCATAGAAACCGGTTGCCCGCCCGAAGTGTTGTTTGTGCAAGTCATAATGATAAACGGTACCCTGTCACTATCCTTTTTAAGAACCGCTTCCAACTTATTTAAATCCACATTCCCTTTGAAAGGCAATTCCAGCTGAGTATCTTTTGCTTCATCAATGGTGCAGTCCACCGCAAAAGCCTTTCTCATCTCAATATGTCCCTTCGTGGTGTCAAAGTGCGAGTTTCCCGGACAGATATCTCCCTCTTTTATCAGACAGGAGAACAACACATTTTCAGCGGCTCTTCCCTGATGAGTAGGCAGAACATATTCAAATCCGGTAATCCGTGTTATTGTATTTTTCATCATGAAAAAAGAAGATGCTCCAGCATAGCTTTCATCACCCACCATCATTGCCGACCATTGCCTGTCACTCATCGCTCCGGTACCGGAATCGGTGAGCAGATCAATATAAACCTGATCAGCATTAAGTTGAAAAACATTATAGTGAGCATCCTTCATCCATTGTTCGCGCTCTTCGCGGGTGCTCTTTCTGATAGGTTCAATCATTTTAATCTTCCATGATTCTGCAAAAGGTAATTCCATAAATGTATTTTTTTGTTTTGAAAATGATAATAACAACCAAAATCGATTATCTTTCAGTGTTGAGATAACCGATAACTAATTAACTAATAAAATGGCGTTAAAGGGGCTGGATAAAGTGGTCTCTATCCTTTACATTAAGGAATACTAACTGATAAATGAAACTAAAAGAAACTTTCGAATCCATAAGTCTATATTTATTCTGTTTCGGATATAAATATAGATTATTTATTGCTATTTTTCCAATAATGGAAGCATAATTTATACGAGTTGAGACCTGATTATCTAATTTCTTAACTTTTTTCTCATTTCTTTTAACCCAATCTCTGTCTTAAAATATATCTTTGTAGGAAACTTTTTAGATCGATTACCATGAACCGCATCCGAACTCTATCTCTGCCGTTATTTTATTTACCATCTTGTTGGTGCTGAATATGGCTGCCTGGCTGGATGGTAAGGAGATGGTAACTGAATTTTAATTATTAACAAAATACGATGAAACTAACACATTTAATCAAACGCAACCTAGGCATAGTCTGCCTTTGCTCTTTGTCGATAGGCATATCTGCACAAGAGGCATACAAGAACCCGAAGTTAAAACCTGTTGAGAGAGCAAAAGATCTGTTGCAGCGACTTACATTAGAGGAGAAAGTAGCTCTTATGCAGAACTCTTCAAAACCTATTCCACGATTAGGCATCAAAGCATACGACTGGTGGAGCGAAGCACTTCATGGTATTGCCCGTGCCGGCAAAGCAACCGTTTTCCCACAAACAATAGGAATGGCTGCTTCGTTTGACGATACACTTCTTTTTCAGGTTTTTGATGCGGTAAGTGATGAGGCTCGGGTTAAGTATCGCCAGTTTAGCAGTGCCGGACAGTCTGGCCGCTATCAGGGACTAACGGTGTGGACTCCCAATATTAACATTTTCCGAGACCCACGTTGGGGCAGGGGACAGGAAACCTACGGCGAAGATCCTTACCTTACCAGCCGCATGGGGCAGGCTGTTGTTCACGGACTTCAGGGAACTCCGAAGGCAGGTTATGACAAACTCCATGCCTGCGCCAAGCACTTTGCTGTTCATAGCGGGCCGGAATGGAACAGGCATACATTCAATGCCGAGAATATCTCGCCGCGCGATTTGTGGGAAACCTATCTGCCTGCATTCAAAGACCTCGTGCAAAAGGCCGATGTAAAAGAGGTGATGTGTGCTTACAACAGTTTTGAGGGTTCGCCATGTTGCGGTTCTAACCGCTTACTCATGCAGATATTACGTGATGAATGGAAATATAAACATTTGGTGGTGAGTGATTGTTGGGCAATAAATGATGTCTATATGCCCGTTCCAAAAGGACACGGTGCAGAGCCCGATCCGGCTCATGCAGCATCAAAAGCTGTAGCTAGTGGCACGGATGTGGAATGTGGTTCTGTTTACGGGAACCTGCCAGCTGCCATAAAGCAGGGTCTTATTAACGAAGATAAAATCAACGAATCAGTTATTCGCTTGCTGAAAGCCCGCTTTGAGTTGGGTGAAATGGACGATCCCTCTTTGGTGCCATGGATGCAGCTGAAAGATGAGGTTATCAACAGTCCGGAACATCAGCAACTGGCACTTAAAATGGCTCAGGAAAGTATGACTTTGCTGCAGAATAGAAGTAACCAGCTTCCATTGTCAAAGAACCTGAAGGTGGCAGTGATGGGGCCCAATGCAACAGACTCTGTTACCATGTGGGCAAATTATAACGGACTTCCATATCATACTACCACTATTTTGGAAGGCATAAGAAATAAGATTGGGGCGGACAAGGTAACTTACGTTCAGGGTTGCGGCTATACACAGAATGTTGCCCTGAACAGCCTGTTTGATCAATGCTCATTAAATGGAAATTCAGGTTTTGAAGCCACTTATTGGAGTAATACTGATTTTAGTGGAGAGCCAATAGCCAATGACAGACTTACCACTCCGCTTAATTTCTCAGCAGCAGGTGGTACAGTGTTTGCCCGTGGAGTGCCATTGGCAAATTTCTCTGCCCGCTATCATTCAGTCTTTACGCCTAAAGAGTCTGGAGACGTTGCTTTTTATATGAATTTAAATGGTTCTTATACGCTATTCATTGACGGAGTACTACAAGGAAAAGGCAGAAGCATCGGCTTGCCTAAGAATGTTTTTACATTAAAAGCAGAAGCCGGAAAATCGTATGACATACGTTTGGATTATAGTGTTCAATATGATGGAACCTTGAGCTTTGATTTTGGGAAAGAGGTGAATATTGACTTTACCAAAACGATTGCCGATGTGAAAGATGCTGATGTGGTTGTCTTTGTGGGCGGTATTTCTCCCAAACTAGAAGGAGAGGAGATGGCAGTAAAAGCTGATGGTTTTAAAGGGGGTGACCGTACAAATATTGAGTTGCCGGCTGTTCAGCGTGAACTACTTCAGCAACTATCTAATGCCGGTAAAAAGGTAGTGTTTGTAAATTGCTCCGGTTCAGCTATGGGATTAGTACCCGAGACAAAGAGTTGTGAAGCCATCCTGCAAGCCTGGTATCCCGGACAAGCAGCCGGTACTGCCGTTGCCGATGTTCTGTTTGGTGATTATAATCCCGCCGGACGTCTGCCCATTACCTTCTATAAGAACGTAGAGCAACTTCCCGACTTTGAAAATTATAATATGAAAGGACGGACCTATCGTTACTTCAAAGGAGAAGCCCTCTTCCCGTTTGGTTACGGGCTTAGTTACACTACCTTTGCTTACGGAGAAGCCAAACTGGCAAAATCTATAGTAAAAGCAGGTAATACAATAGAGCTGACAGTTCCGGTTAGTAATATAGGAAAACAAGCAGGCGAAGAAGTAATTCAGGTTTACCTAAGTCGTCCGGGCGATGTTGATGGCCCAACTAAAACGTTACGTGCATTCCGCCGTGTCTCTTTAAAGGCAGGTGAAAAGCAACAAGTAAATATAAAGCTGACAACTGATGATTTGCAATGGTTTGATACAAACTCCAATACGATGAGGTGCTTGCCGGGAGAATATAAATTGTTCTATGGAGGTAGCTCTGCTGATAAGGATTTGAAAGTGGTGCGGTTCAGTATGAATTAAATGCCGCCATTCACTTACGGAAAAAAAAAGAACGGGAAAACATAATTGTCTTCCCGTTCTTTCATATAAATAGTTTCGATTAGAATCGTCTTCTATTGTATCCGCCTCCGCTTTCACCGCGATTATTATAACCGCTGTTGCTTCTTTCTGTTTTTGGACGAGCAACTGTTACGCTGATTGTCTTACCTTCAAATTCTGTCTCATTTAATTTTGAAATAGCATTCTGACCTTCAGTGTCATCAGGCATTTCAACAAAGGCAAAACCGCGAGATCTGCCGGTTTCTCTGTCTTTGATAATATTAACCGAAGTTACTTCTCCATACTCTGCAAATAATTCTTGTAAGCTTTCACCTGTAGTGTTGTAGCTTAAACTTGATACATAAATGTTCATCTTTTTTTTACTGATTATTGTTATTGGTTATTCTTATTTGGAAAGACTAATCTTTACGGCACTAATGCCTTTCAGATCACGTTCCAACTCAAATGTAACCATATTTCCTTTTGCTATAGATGCCGGAGCATTGCTGATATGGAAAAAATACTTCTCCATACTGCCTGTTCGTTTAATGAAGCCAAATCCTTTTTCCTGATTAAAATGCTCCACTTGGCCTGATATTACAGTTTCTTCTACTATATCCTCTTGTTTTGGAGTAGAAACGGCAATATCTTCAATATTAATTTCTTGTTTATTCTCAGGGTCTGGTGGAGTACTGCTAATAACCCCGTTCTCATCTACGTAAGCTATCATATCTTCGAATGATCCACTACCACCATTTGCTTTGCGTTCTTCTTTCCGTTTTAGCTTTTCTTGTCTTTTCAGCTCTTTCTTCTTTTCTAAATCTCTTTTGTTAAATGAATTTGTTTTTGCCATTAATTATTGCTTTTTTATGCTGATATTGATATATATTTAGTCTTTTACTCTCTGAAGATGCAAAATTTCTACATCCACACTCTTGAAAAACAAGTTACTTTATTTCTTATATAGAATGGTTTACTACTTTATAAAAGAGTCTTATGATAACAGTGTACACTTCGCAACTTGTCAGTACTTTAAACAAGTAAGTTGATCTTGATGTCGATTTTGACGATGAGAAGATCCAACAAATAATTGTGGAGCAAAGCATTGCTAAAGAGTATACAATATAAACTCGATTGTTCAAGTAACAAAAATACGAAATATATTTG
Encoded here:
- a CDS encoding cold shock domain-containing protein, which gives rise to MAKTNSFNKRDLEKKKELKRQEKLKRKEERKANGGSGSFEDMIAYVDENGVISSTPPDPENKQEINIEDIAVSTPKQEDIVEETVISGQVEHFNQEKGFGFIKRTGSMEKYFFHISNAPASIAKGNMVTFELERDLKGISAVKISLSK
- a CDS encoding DNA-3-methyladenine glycosylase I, yielding MEQNMDKQRCGWCGTDPLYVKYHDEEWGREVTDDHIMFEFLVLESSQAGLSWSTILKKRENYREAFAYFDAWKVTQFTSEDVERLMLNSGIIRNKLKITSTISNARCFLEVQKEFGSFCSYLKSFLPDGNIIVNHWKTLDQIPASTELSDVISKDMKKRGFKFFGTTICYAHLQAVGYVNDHLDSCFYKNNPSFISV
- a CDS encoding RNA-binding protein, with the protein product MNIYVSSLSYNTTGESLQELFAEYGEVTSVNIIKDRETGRSRGFAFVEMPDDTEGQNAISKLNETEFEGKTISVTVARPKTERSNSGYNNRGESGGGYNRRRF
- a CDS encoding Crp/Fnr family transcriptional regulator, encoding MKETGKIKGFIGSVIELNDEEWSLIDNYIEIRHFKKNEFFLKEGDVCDSIAFINYGLFVYYKMLDNADEKTTDFAIEEEWMTNNHSRLNNSPSHLYIKAIEDSEVLIIKNKDLENLYKRMPKLERFGRILMEQAFVKLVQLSIDLQILPAKERYQKLLKNYPEIFQRLPLYHIANYLGIAPKSLSRIRNVF
- a CDS encoding glycoside hydrolase family 28 protein translates to MKKIFVFAILISSLLTAFSQEVPTSSQVGALKLPDTIAPIVAPFAMPDLIRPDFSKQTINIESAGAKQNILCTKIIQRVINKLSSKGGGTIVIPAGQWQTGRIILKNNINLHLEKNAELHFSGDIKDCLPIVFTRNEGIELYSLGAFIYANGATNIALTGKGKLVGPSRDCEIFKKQMEGVVIENYISTPVEKRIFDGKNGKPVFLPMFFAPINCKNVLVEGVTFEKTLFWNVVPQYCENVIIRGITVNSVGIFRSDGIDVDSSRNILIEYCTLDCGDDCFTLKSGRCEDGLRVNKPSENIIIRYCLAKQGGGSVTCGSETAGMIRNMYVHDCVFDGTKNGILFKTRRNRGGGGENLYYERIRLNIPGPAIKWDMLGSKEYVGELANRLPVRSITSLTPSYKNIFIKDVIIENCDKFIRAIGIPETKISNVVIENCNVSSKALFEISDVDGFTVKNTQIKTKNSTMNIAGANNIVWDNVKITTKD
- a CDS encoding tryptophanase produces the protein MELPFAESWKIKMIEPIRKSTREEREQWMKDAHYNVFQLNADQVYIDLLTDSGTGAMSDRQWSAMMVGDESYAGASSFFMMKNTITRITGFEYVLPTHQGRAAENVLFSCLIKEGDICPGNSHFDTTKGHIEMRKAFAVDCTIDEAKDTQLELPFKGNVDLNKLEAVLKKDSDRVPFIIMTCTNNTSGGQPVSMNNLRETKALAEKYGKKVIIDSARFAENAYFIKTREEGYIGKTIKEICLEMFSYADCMTMSAKKDAIVNMGGFIATNVQEWFDAAKIKNIMFEGYITYGGMSGRDMNALAVGLDENTEFENLETRIRQVEYLGKRLDEYGIPYQRPAGGHAIFVDAPKVLTHVPKEQFPAQTLAVELYLEAGIRGCEIGYILADRDPVTHKNRFNGLDLLRLAIPRRVYTNNHMDVIAAALKNVFDRRESITKGMEIEWEAELMRHFTVKLRKVQ
- the xyl3A gene encoding xylan 1,4-beta-xylosidase; the encoded protein is MKRNLGIVCLCSLSIGISAQEAYKNPKLKPVERAKDLLQRLTLEEKVALMQNSSKPIPRLGIKAYDWWSEALHGIARAGKATVFPQTIGMAASFDDTLLFQVFDAVSDEARVKYRQFSSAGQSGRYQGLTVWTPNINIFRDPRWGRGQETYGEDPYLTSRMGQAVVHGLQGTPKAGYDKLHACAKHFAVHSGPEWNRHTFNAENISPRDLWETYLPAFKDLVQKADVKEVMCAYNSFEGSPCCGSNRLLMQILRDEWKYKHLVVSDCWAINDVYMPVPKGHGAEPDPAHAASKAVASGTDVECGSVYGNLPAAIKQGLINEDKINESVIRLLKARFELGEMDDPSLVPWMQLKDEVINSPEHQQLALKMAQESMTLLQNRSNQLPLSKNLKVAVMGPNATDSVTMWANYNGLPYHTTTILEGIRNKIGADKVTYVQGCGYTQNVALNSLFDQCSLNGNSGFEATYWSNTDFSGEPIANDRLTTPLNFSAAGGTVFARGVPLANFSARYHSVFTPKESGDVAFYMNLNGSYTLFIDGVLQGKGRSIGLPKNVFTLKAEAGKSYDIRLDYSVQYDGTLSFDFGKEVNIDFTKTIADVKDADVVVFVGGISPKLEGEEMAVKADGFKGGDRTNIELPAVQRELLQQLSNAGKKVVFVNCSGSAMGLVPETKSCEAILQAWYPGQAAGTAVADVLFGDYNPAGRLPITFYKNVEQLPDFENYNMKGRTYRYFKGEALFPFGYGLSYTTFAYGEAKLAKSIVKAGNTIELTVPVSNIGKQAGEEVIQVYLSRPGDVDGPTKTLRAFRRVSLKAGEKQQVNIKLTTDDLQWFDTNSNTMRCLPGEYKLFYGGSSADKDLKVVRFSMN